ACATGCCActtttagatgtggcaattaactatttgccactggacccaTGTGTACCCACATATACACATGTAGATCCACATGTCATTAATATAGGTGTTATAAATAGTTAATTGCCAAATCTAAAAAcggtaaatagttaaatggccctcccttcccccctcccccccccccctccccccccaccCAAAGACACCACCAACTTTCAGTCCCAGCTTCCCTCAGCCATCACACAATCTGACGAGGAAATTGCCAGGGAAAGCTTACCAGGAAGCTCATCAAAAGCAGCAATCTATCCTGTCCCAAAGCTAGCAGCTGCCCCAGAAAATTTACCAGGAGATTGCAGGAGACTAGAGAGCGCCACTCCCAATGGGGAGTAGGAGCAGAGGAGGgagacacctcctcctcctcctcctgcttcacctcctctccctccattCCTCTCTGCTACCATGTAAGCTACTGTACTACTCTTGTGTTCACTGCACATGCTTCGTTTGTTGATGCGCCACCATGTTCTTGGTAGCGACCGATTCCATGGCTTCTGGTTGATTTTTGGGTTGTTTAATTTGTTGTGCCATTTTAGGTTGCTCCGAGTGGTTGAGAACTTGAGATGTttttgggaatttttttttgctctgtTTTTGGGTGTGCTCTGTTTTGTGGATGCTGATGGGGTGTTTGTTGTTTTGCGGATGCAGGggcggcggtgtcggcggcgggagggggtgGTTCCGGAGACCCGTACGTCGGCGTGACGATCGGGACGGCGGTGACGAACCTGCTGTCGCCGTCGGACCTCCCCGAGTTCCTCCGCGCGCAGCGCATCACCCACGTGCGCCTCTACGACGCCGACCCGCGCATGCTGTCGGCGCTAGCGTCGTCGGgcgcccgcgccatcgtcggCGTCCCCAACGACGAGCTCCTCGCGCTGGGCTCCTCcccggccaccgcctccgcctggGTCGCCCGCCGCGTGCTCCCCTACGCCGGCGCCAACTCCAGCACCCCGGGGCtcatcgccgccatcgccgtcggcgacgaggtcccCACCGCGCTCCCCTCCGCGCTCCCCGTGCTCCTCCCGGCCATCCAGTCCCTcgctgccgcgctcgccgccgccaacctctCCTCCATCCCGGTCTCCACACCGCTCCCCTTCTCCGTCGTCCTCGACCCGTTCCCACCCTCCCAGGCCTTCTTCAACCAGTCGCTGGCCAAGTCGTTCATTCTCccgctcctctcccacctcgccAACACCTCGGCGCCGCTCATGCTCAACCTCTACCCGTACTACTCCATGATGCAGAGCAACGGCGTGATCCCGCTCGACAACGCGCTGTTCAAGCCGCTCCCGCCGTCGCTGGAGATGGTCGACCCCAACACGCTGCTCCACTACACCAACGTGTTCGACGCGATGCTCGACGCGGTGCACGTCGCCGTGAAGAACCTCAacgcgaccggcggcggcgggccggtgCCGGTGCTGGTCACGGAGACCGGGTGGCCGTCGTACGGGGACCGCAGGGCGGAGCCGTACGCCACGCGGGACAACGCCGACGCCTACAACTCCAACCTCATCAAGCACGTCAACGACAAGCCCGGCACGCCGATGCGCCCCGGCGCGCAGGCCAGCGTCTACATCTACGAGCTCTTCAACGAGGACCTCCGCCCGGGCCCGGTCTCGGAGGCGAACTGGGGACTCTTCCACGGCAACGGCACGCCGGTGTACCTGCTCCACGtgtccggcgccggcggcttccTGGCCAACGACACGACGGACCGGACGTTCTGCATCGCgtccgacgacgccgacgagaaGGCGGTGCAGGCGGCCATGGACTGGGCGTGCGGCCCCGGGCGCACCGACTGCACGGCGATCCAGCCAGGGCAAGGCTGCTACGAGCCCAACGATGTGCGGAGCCACGCCTCCTTCGCATTCGACAGCTACTACCAGTCGCAGGGCAAGGCCGCTGGCTCCTGCTACTTCCAGGGCGTCGGCATGGTCACCACCACTGATCCCAGTGAGTATACCCCTCCTCAACACTGCCATTTCTTCCTCATTGCTTATGCATTTAggttctttcttcttttcatgTTTTCAGTTTTAACAGTTTTTGATCTGTTCATTCATGTTTGCTTGGAATTGGAAGGATTTAGTAGAAGTGCTTGCGGTTGGGTGATAATTCTGTGACATTGAGTGAGGATTGTGGTTAAGAAATGCACTTGTTAATCAGCTGACGAGTGACAGTTCGAGTAGCTTTAGGATTGACTGGGTCTGGGATTTGCTCATTTGCACAGTAGTTTCTCGTGATccactttaggtctataaagaATTGCAACTGGCCAGGCCACACTGGAAACGTTTCTCTGAAGATCTGGGGTTTCGATTTCAAGTAGGAGAGACGCCATTGTCACGCCCGAAAAGTAGACGGCATTCATTCATGGAAGTCCATTCAGGAAAGTTGTGCGGTTTGTCTTTTAATTGGACAACACAAGCGCACAGGTATTTATTCGGTTGATTGTTAGGAGAAAGGTTGCTTTTCCTTCTAGGTAAGGGTAGGAGAAGTGCAGCAAGCAACCATGTGTGGTTTTATGATTTATCTAGGAGGAAAAGAAATGCTAGATTCATCTAAGATtggttcagaaaaaaaaatagttcacTCGTTTGGAATCATGTTCTACTTTGCCAGTGTGAGAGGATTCTAGCAAACTCATGATGTCCATTCTTGTTTTGAAAACTGAAATATTGCAGTGTGCATACCGAGTTGCTTGTGGCCGACAAATGGATCCCCAGAACTCAGCAGTGGGGCCTACATGTTAGTGACCCAGTGATGATATTCTTTGTGCCCATAGCAGATCTCTTTTTAATACGACAATGAGTCCATGACCACATAGAATAGGATGAGAAAGGTAGCATAGAGCGGACACAAGCTGAGCTGGATCTGGTTGTAGATTTGTTTGGTACTCTGTAAGTCGGATGGGAGTGCTCAGAGTGTGGAGTAGAGTGTGATGGTTTGATTGGTAACACAAGCCCACAATGCCATTTCATAAAAGAGAAAAGGCACCACAAGATTGCAAAAAAGAATTCTCTTTTCGCATGTGAGTAGGAGCAAACATATGTCCAAGTCACATGCGAAGGGCACAATACACCACCTCACCTGCTCTCTCCATCCCTTTCACCAACTTATCCTTGTATGTACTTTCTTATGCCATTTTGAATGAGTGGTGGATCCAGAATAACATCACAATATATCTGATCCTTAAATTATCAAGCAATTTTGTAATTTACATGGCCTAAAACAATAAAGAAGTCATCCGACCGGGCTGATACATGGAAAGAATTCTGGATTGTATTAGTACGACAGTTTTCGGTCATCTTTCTGAACTGTGCCATTTTGTGTAATGTTTCAGAACCAAATTACCATTTATGACAAAGCTAAATCATGGCCAATGGAGATGTATAAGTAAAAGATCTTATACTCATTTAGTTTTCATAGTGGTCTGTCGCATGCTTCAAAAGCTAAAGTTGAGATCTGTAATCTTTTTGTTGCCCGTGATTGCCTATAGTTGCTCTGGCATTGTTTGCTCAATTGCACTGCATTTTCATGTGCAACCTTGTTTGCATTTTGATTGTGGGGTTTGGGCACTGTTGGGTAGCGTGCAGGAATCTTGGGATGTTGCCTTTTTTGTGGTATTAGTGAATCTCATCGAGGTCTTGTTGTCATGAAATTTATCATCATTATGATGTGCAAGTACCAAAAGTAGGCTTTATGGAGTTATCACTGTGTACCTGTGTTTTGTGTGGAAGTCCTGCCCCATCTCCAATATCTCAACTGTGTTTTCGATAAATTGTTAATCTCAATGTACCATACCAATCATGGTTCGACAGTATTAACGGGGGAATGCATGCAGATAGTTACAGTACCGCGTATATATAGCCACTGAAGTCATAATCTGAATGGTAATGGATCTGTACTCCTGTAGAGTGGTCAGTATAGAACATGCGGTGAGCCAATGAGGCATTAGTGCCAAATGGTGAGGGAATGTCCTTACCATCGTGCCATGTCATGAGAATTGCGTTGAGCTAACAGGGAGAACTGAAGTACTGAACTGTTGTTGTGGCCAACTACTAGCAAGTTTAGCAACTGCTTTGGACAGTGGCCTTGCCTGTACTAGAGAAAATGAAAGGGGGCAAGTGAAAAGCTAAAGTGCATGCTGGAATCTTCTGGATCTGGATGTCATCTGGACCTTTCGAAAATTCGTATGTGGATCCAGAGTCAAGACAAAGTATAATGAAAACAAGTGGCCAACTGGTGAGTATGCTGGGGAGCACGTATTGTTGTCTGGTATGGGAATACCACTATTACTACATGGACACATGAGTACAGTACACACATCTGTATGGTTTTATCCAAATTTTTCTTGAcatatttttttgtcatataAAACCATTTTGCGAACATGGCTAACACGTATGAAGTCTTGGCTGTGAGAGTCTAGTGATTCTGTGTATATTTGCTTACCTGTTTAAGGAATTGACTGGTACAAGAAGTACTGAATGGAAGCTCTGAATTTAGTTGACTGACATACTATAAGTTAGGATACCTTTTAGGCTGATATTCAATAGGATGTCTCAGACTACCGCAGGTAATGATAATTTTGTCGTCCGTAGTACTGTGTATTGTGCTCTGTTTTGCAGACTAATGATGTATACTAGAAAAACTAGACATTGTTCATTCATATGGAGCTAAGAATTCAACTTATTAGTATTAGAACTTCTCTTTGCTGTCCTATTGTATCAGACCTATTGGCAAAGTTCTAGATCTACTGCAAGCCAACAGCATGGCTGTTCTGTGATGAGAGGTCAATGTTTCCCATGGCATGTGCTAGCATAGTTTCATGGGCTTAACATCGCTGCAAATTGATTTGGGCATTTTCTGCTTTACTGGTCCTCAAGGATCCTTTGAGTGGGTAATTTTGTACCTAGTCAGATGATTATTTACAGGTTCTAGTACAATgaccaaacaaaatttttcttcaacttccccgcaaaaaaaaataaataaataaaaattcttCAACTTTTCACACCACTCTTCAGAATCACATCACATGGTGTAGTTTTCTTTTCAAAGTAGAAAGGTAGGAATGGATGACACTGTTTTGTACATTCTTTGTTTTCTCGTAACCATTTTATGAGCACCTGTTTAACATTTCtattgagtttttttaaaatattttcctAACAGACCTATACTTTTTGTTGTGCAGGTCACGATAGCTGCATCTTTCCAGGAAGGTATATAGCTGAATATCTTCTccgtaaaatttatttttttcatagcaAGGTATCTTAGGGTAGAAAAGAACTAACCACTGAGTGCCACAGAGTAGGGACATAACAGGGTAATGTTGGGATATGATAAAACAGTAAAATTATAAATGTTCCACGAACCTTCTCtttactttgaaaaaaaaaaaaactgttcgaTGCACTTATAAGTAGGCCCGTATAAAATGCTAGGGAACTTTGCTAAGCAAGAATGCTGACAATTTACATTTGCTTCCATGTGTTACGAGAAAATTTAACAGCGAACATAGTTTCTACTGAccattctgaacttctgaattGAAGAACTAGTTAATATGCTACTGTTTTCTTGAGTTAAATAAATCTTTTGTGCATATCATACTTGTATTTCACACAATACCTGGACTTGTGCTAATGGTGCAAATTATTACCATGCAGCAAGCTGTTGAGCAACGTCACCAAATCTGACGGGGCAAACACAACCACTGCGCAGACGAGTGATGCAGAGGGCTCTGCAATATGGAGGCTAAGAACTGGAAGGGAGACAGGGTTCTTGTTCATCCTCCGGTGGTTGTTGAGCTTGTCAGTGGTGCTTATCACGACGAATTCAAACTTTTGGACATGACAAGAGCATGTAGATTGTAACAAAAATGGAATTTTTGGGATGACACTTTAGAGGAGCAGGCAGGGGCTGTATGTTTAGTGATTCTTTATTGTTAGATAAGCGTCAATAAATCATTCTTCTTTTCTAGATAAAGATGTGCATGATCTGCTAAAATTCCTCAACGTCTTCATAATTCACCCAGGGTATGAAGTATACCTGCTAGAATCGGTGGGCTATGGCCGGCTCCACCAGACAAACTCCTTTCAGCTCACATAAGAAGTTTAGAACACACAAGATAAGAAATCAGATCTCCTGGAACATATGATTTTTCATGTTCTCTAGGAAATTATAATTATTCCTGTGAAATTTTTATGTTCAAGGAAGGCATGTAAAGAAGTCTGAAAAAATAAGTATACTACTAGTGATagttcattatctaaaaactaCCAGTGATAGTTATTTTTAACTTCCTCCAGTAAAAAAGTATGTAATGTTTGATCTTCTATTGATCTTTGGACTTAACCATAACTTTTACTAGAATAAATTTATGAAATACAATAAGCCTTTAAGATTATATAACTTATTTTCAAAGCAAATATACAAATACCAACTTTTATGTATTCAATGGGTGAGTGTGGGTGTGTTGTGAGCATCTGCGATTGTACTATGTTTCTGAAAAAAACActaactattttaaaatttgttgatagtcaaagttataTAATTTGGGTCAAAACTTTTGGCCAAAAACttttagatgtaattatagtataactgaagtgtaattacattgtaactacacTGTAACTATGATATAACTTATTAAAACTTGCATTCAACGATAAGTTGGTTAGATAACACTGGGATTTTATGTGTGACATGTGCGAAAAAAATTTTTAGCAATTTTTTCTCTTCATATACAAATCTCGAGACGATCCGATGGTTGCAAATCTGAAAGTTTTGGGGGGAAAAAAACTTGCGAAAGTTTTCTAGCAAATCAgttttatatttataaagtCAACGCACATATCTTTTGGGGTTGGGCTAATGAGGCCCAAGAAAGATAAGGGCGAACAGGTGGGCTGGCACGGGTGTTCGTGCTACCGCTGCCATTGTTGTGGGCATGGTACTGTTGATCGTGCATTAGACGGAAATCAGATCCTCTAATATTACTGTTCACTACGACTGGCATTATAGGATTTAATCGATATAGAAAATTCAATGTTGACATATGCGGTTACTGATGACATAGAAAATATTGTAGTACCAATGCATAGTACTGTGAAAATATCGTAGTCCTCTAATATTGGCGAAAATACAATGAAGTTCACCATCACTTTTGAGCCCATATTAGAGGATCTCAAACGCACTAGACCAACCCCAATCCCCAAGCAGGCCTGCCCATTGCCCGTCAAAACGAAACGATCAGGTACTCAGATTTGAAGGCcccattgtttggcttatttcctaataagctaaatgaatttgtaggtaaaaattatatatatatatatatatatatatatatacacttggtgacttaaaagccaatactgaaaaaaactacgttgaaaatatctcaaaatcaatctcaaattaagtttgaaaatttaaaatttaaaatttaaattaagtTCTTTGGATTATTAGGCCATCTGATGGGAGCAGTGAGTGTGGCTGCACCGGTGCAATGCGCACACCAAATCGTGCAGTCAACCGCAAACTACTCGGAAGGCGCCGTAGAACCAGTGCTGTCCCGCAGCTTCCGACGTGGCGCCAATGCGCCATGCACCGGCGGCGGATCGCCCGTGACGACGACGGTCAGGACCACGCCGAGGTGGCAGCTCGGCCTCAGGTGAAGTTTAGTCCCTGCGTTTCTTCAGGTAATCAATCCCGAGGTTTTCCGTACTCCCGATCAACTCGATGCCTCCCAGCTTGTAATCCTGCAGCTTGCACACGAACCGGTCCGATCTCTTCTTCAGCGACGAGGCCAGCATTCGCCGTGAAGCCGTTGAACACGGCGAGATCCTCGTTCCAGATGCCGTCGTACGTCGAGCACTGGCTCTCTCGTGCTCCGGCCTCAGCACAGTCCAGGCGTCGACCcagtcgccaccgccgccgccgccgccggccgggagAGGGAACGGCATGTCGACGGCGTCGTCCCAGCTCATGTCGCCGCCGAGCACGACGTTCCTGGCGCTGCccagcgcggcgacggcgtgctcGGCCTGCGCGTACCGCTCCAAGGAGCGCGTCTgcggctgcgccgccggcgGGCCGGAGGAGGGGCTCTCCAGCTGGGTCGTGGCGATGTGGATGGCAGGCGACGACGTCCCCGGGTTGATGTCGGCCTCCACGTAGCCTCTGCCGGTGGACGTGTTGGTGAACTTCCAGCTCGCGGGCTTCTCCATGGGAATCTTGCTCAGCTGCACGCAAGGAAATTCAGTCGATGAACAAACGACATTTCCTCGTTTTCTCAAAATACATGTAAAATAGTTACAAAAACatattaaaattgatgatattGATCCTGAATAAATGAAGTAGAATGTACCAAAAGGCTGCATACCATCATGCAGAAGTGCAGTTTGGTTGCCTGTTCTTCAGGTTTTACTTCTGAGCAGTGGTACTCCTTCCACCACGCAAAGCTCTTGAAGATCCTGAGAATGTATGGCGTGATTTCCTGCACATCCGAAGAACATCGTGCAGATAATTCATCTTAGATATTGGAAATGAGGATATTTCTAGATGCGGACAATTATTTTAGCAGATGAACCAACATCAGATCGCTTTGATTTACCTGGAAGAAGATCACGTCCGGCTTGTGCTTCTCCACGAGGCTGCCGATGGCCTTCATCCTCTTGTACACCGCAACGTCCTCGCGAGACCAAACGTTGTACGTCATGAACTTTATCTCCTTCTTCGGGTTCTTCTTTCAaggaaaaatttgaaaaatctTCCGTAAGGATGAAGGATCAACATGCTAATAAGCCGGAGTGAAACATGAAGACTACTAGACTTAAGAGATTCAACATTTCTCAGATGCCATAACAATTGACTAGATTTTGCTGCGATAagaatatatatactccctccgtcccataatataagggattttgagattttgcttgcaacgtttgaccactcgtctcattcaatttttttttgcaaatataaaaaaacgaaaaattatatttaaagtACAGTAGATAATAActtaagtcacaaataaaataaataatatatatatatatatatatataactgtaCAGAACAGTGTAATGTGGTAAAGGGGTCAATCGAATTACCATATCTTCTTGGAGTGAACCAATATGGTGGATTGATCAAGAACGTAGGTGATCTTTTGCCTACCGATGATGATTCCTCataagagcaaggtcaataatgCAGCTAGCAGCGGGCTGCAGCAACACCCATAGCAGCTAATGGGTATAGCTAGTAGGTACAATAGTTGGCTATAGCTAGTAGTGAATACAGGTTCCGGTAagtactttttaatttttaaatcttaTCTCTGACCATGCCTTCCTTTCTACCCTATCTCCGTCTTTGCATTGCATCGAGAAACACAATACATAGACTTGGAGTCAGCAGGGATGGTAAGCCGGCGACACTGTCTTTTTTTCTGTGCTGTAGCCGGCGACAATATAAGCGCCCGTTCTTCCATCTCTCCTCGTTTCTCACTCTTCCAGCTAGGATATTGATGACGTGGACAGCTATGCAGACCAAAGGCCATATATATAGACTGGAGTAGTTCGGTTCAAGAAATGGAGAAAGAATTAAGCCTTTGTATTTAATTGTAGCAGGTTACCGAAGAGGCACCTATCTACTCTGCAATCTAGGAGTACTAGTAATTATGGAACCGAAGGGTCCATTGACCGCGCTAGATTAATCCCGTGCCCATGGCCCTATGCCCTGATGGTAGTACTGTGACCCTGTTTGAAAGATGCCCTGATGGTAGTACTAGGGCCCTGTTTGAAAGATTAGCCTAGGGTtaattttgagagctaatgtttagttatgaattggtaggctaaaGGGTGACATGTTTGGATCCATGAGTTAATTCAAGGCTAAAAAGTAGAGAGAGAAtagaaagagaggggagagaaggagagagagctACTTTTTGATGGTCCCCACATAAAATTAGCTCCATTAGCACCTcttggaggggctaatgttttgaggggggCTAATTCATATCAGTTCAAAAATAGCCCACCTATTTGGATCCTTGAGGGCTAATTTGAGGCTAGAAGGTGAGGGATAAACATTAGCCCATATAACCAAACAGGGTCTGGGTGTCTTGTATGTGCAAGTAGGAATGGAGTCATATGTGGGTAATAAGATAGGACCCATCTGAAAAAAATACTCCAAACATGAGCCATGCCACAATTAAAAAATAGGTAGGACCCACCACAAAGTGTTATAACCTAGTAGTAAGATTatgagagcaggtacaatagcatgctataagccagctgcaaacatattttaaggagataaatgaggagagagaatggcagcgggttacagatttgtagccagctgtagcacgg
The window above is part of the Oryza sativa Japonica Group chromosome 7, ASM3414082v1 genome. Proteins encoded here:
- the LOC4343350 gene encoding glucan endo-1,3-beta-glucosidase 1 isoform X1; protein product: MGSRSRGGRHLLLLLLLHLLSLHSSLLPWAAVSAAGGGGSGDPYVGVTIGTAVTNLLSPSDLPEFLRAQRITHVRLYDADPRMLSALASSGARAIVGVPNDELLALGSSPATASAWVARRVLPYAGANSSTPGLIAAIAVGDEVPTALPSALPVLLPAIQSLAAALAAANLSSIPVSTPLPFSVVLDPFPPSQAFFNQSLAKSFILPLLSHLANTSAPLMLNLYPYYSMMQSNGVIPLDNALFKPLPPSLEMVDPNTLLHYTNVFDAMLDAVHVAVKNLNATGGGGPVPVLVTETGWPSYGDRRAEPYATRDNADAYNSNLIKHVNDKPGTPMRPGAQASVYIYELFNEDLRPGPVSEANWGLFHGNGTPVYLLHVSGAGGFLANDTTDRTFCIASDDADEKAVQAAMDWACGPGRTDCTAIQPGQGCYEPNDVRSHASFAFDSYYQSQGKAAGSCYFQGVGMVTTTDPSHDSCIFPGSKLLSNVTKSDGANTTTAQTSDAEGSAIWRLRTGRETGFLFILRWLLSLSVVLITTNSNFWT
- the LOC4343350 gene encoding glucan endo-1,3-beta-glucosidase 1 isoform X2, whose protein sequence is MGGGVGGGRGWFRRPVRRRDDRDGGDEPAVAVGPPRVPPRAAHHPRAPLRRRPAHAVGASVVGRPRHRRRPQRRAPRAGLLPGHRLRLGRPPRAPLRRRQLQHPGAHRRHRRRRRGPHRAPLRAPRAPPGHPVPRCRARRRQPLLHPGLHTAPLLRRPRPVPTLPGLLQPVAGQSNGVIPLDNALFKPLPPSLEMVDPNTLLHYTNVFDAMLDAVHVAVKNLNATGGGGPVPVLVTETGWPSYGDRRAEPYATRDNADAYNSNLIKHVNDKPGTPMRPGAQASVYIYELFNEDLRPGPVSEANWGLFHGNGTPVYLLHVSGAGGFLANDTTDRTFCIASDDADEKAVQAAMDWACGPGRTDCTAIQPGQGCYEPNDVRSHASFAFDSYYQSQGKAAGSCYFQGVGMVTTTDPSHDSCIFPGSKLLSNVTKSDGANTTTAQTSDAEGSAIWRLRTGRETGFLFILRWLLSLSVVLITTNSNFWT
- the LOC4343351 gene encoding uncharacterized protein: MTYNVWSREDVAVYKRMKAIGSLVEKHKPDVIFFQEITPYILRIFKSFAWWKEYHCSEVKPEEQATKLHFCMMLSKIPMEKPASWKFTNTSTGRGYVEADINPGTSSPAIHIATTQLESPSSGPPAAQPQTRSLERYAQAEHAVAALGSARNVVLGGDMSWDDAVDMPFPLPAGGGGGGGDWVDAWTVLRPEHERASARRTTASGTRISPCSTASRRMLASSLKKRSDRFVCKLQDYKLGGIELIGSTENLGIDYLKKRRD